From Natronorubrum halophilum, a single genomic window includes:
- a CDS encoding IclR family transcriptional regulator: MVDRYKDRIKSIDTTLDILETIRHSGRGNISEISERTGQTKSTVHRHLNTLRDRGYVVKDGNEYAISLKMLRLSSGTLDRHILYSATKSVINDLAEETGESAATAVEENGEAVYLYYNRTDQAIRTDARVGIRLYLHCTGAGKALLAHLPADQVDAIIDDHGLPEKTSNTITDRDTLEEELQKIRNTGIAFDNEERVDGMRGVATPIQNRETGELLGAITVAGPTRRISDDRFRDEIPTLLKDTAKMVEVNITYS; the protein is encoded by the coding sequence ATGGTAGACCGTTACAAAGACAGGATAAAATCGATCGACACGACACTCGATATTCTCGAAACGATCAGACACAGTGGAAGAGGGAACATCTCCGAGATTTCCGAACGGACGGGGCAGACGAAGAGTACAGTTCACCGACATCTGAACACGCTCCGAGACCGCGGTTACGTGGTCAAAGACGGGAATGAGTACGCAATCAGTCTCAAAATGCTGCGGCTGTCGTCGGGTACGCTGGATCGGCACATCCTCTATTCAGCGACGAAGTCAGTTATCAACGATCTCGCCGAAGAAACGGGAGAATCTGCAGCCACCGCCGTTGAAGAAAACGGGGAAGCCGTATACCTCTACTATAATCGCACGGATCAAGCGATCCGGACTGACGCACGGGTCGGTATTCGGTTGTACTTACACTGTACGGGTGCCGGAAAGGCGCTACTTGCCCACCTTCCCGCGGATCAGGTCGATGCGATCATCGATGACCATGGCCTGCCGGAAAAGACGTCGAATACGATCACAGACCGCGACACGCTAGAGGAAGAATTACAAAAGATACGTAACACGGGAATCGCTTTCGATAATGAAGAGCGCGTTGACGGAATGCGTGGCGTTGCGACGCCGATACAAAACAGGGAGACGGGCGAGTTGCTCGGAGCAATTACGGTTGCAGGCCCGACACGACGGATTTCCGATGATCGATTCCGGGATGAGATTCCAACCCTTTTGAAAGATACGGCGAAAATGGTGGAAGTTAACATTACGTATTCCTGA
- a CDS encoding hydantoinase/oxoprolinase family protein, whose product MKPIRVGIDVGGTFTDAVAIDSDELEILEQVKVPTTHEADEGVAAGIVKAASETLESIDATAEDVVFLAHGTTQATNALLEGDVSKVGVIGMGKGIKGRRGRTETNIENIQLDDNQVIECEHAFVDLADGLQPEEIEQILDQFADDDVESIVASQVFGVDDPTGEEEVCEIASDAGFAAIGANAVSKRYGLKVRTRTAVVNASILPRMIETSLSTEESIGGLGIDAPLMIMRSDGGVMEISEMRSRPIQTILSGPAAGVAGALMYENVTDGIFIEVGGTSSDISIIEKGEPKWKPAEIGNHTTFLETLDIRTEGIAGGSMIRLEDGEVVDVGPRSAHIADLEYAVFADPADIVDPTLVRVRPMDSDPEYVAIETADGSRYALTPSGAANLLGFVTDDMYAAGNPQAARRAFEPLARELDVDVETAARRVLDASVQKLIPVIEELVEEYKLNPNLLELVGGGGGSAALLPYLADVSDYDTRLADNHEIISTIGVGLAMVRDVVERNVMDPTEEDLKRIRREAMDSVVTMGANQKTVETKVEFDKSKNLLRAEAEGSTELQTRDLSQETVSEEDRLIEAATSLDVDEGDVEKEYETSGLDIYETSETTERLFGLLSKTSTRVSIVNKAGVTKLKLDDAAIYETNGESLLYTVDRVLDSESTYSNSATKLPNVYICHGSQILDVSGVSDREQVTSLVEIELSDVPADEKLVIVAEKP is encoded by the coding sequence ATGAAACCAATTCGAGTCGGGATAGACGTCGGTGGAACCTTTACTGATGCGGTTGCTATCGATAGCGACGAACTCGAAATTCTTGAACAGGTTAAAGTTCCAACGACGCACGAAGCCGACGAAGGAGTGGCCGCTGGTATCGTAAAAGCGGCTTCCGAGACGCTCGAGTCGATCGACGCCACCGCAGAAGATGTCGTCTTCCTCGCTCATGGTACTACACAGGCGACGAACGCGCTACTAGAAGGAGACGTTTCCAAGGTCGGAGTTATCGGAATGGGGAAAGGGATTAAGGGCCGACGTGGCCGTACCGAAACGAACATCGAGAACATACAATTAGATGACAATCAGGTCATCGAATGTGAGCACGCGTTCGTTGATCTTGCTGACGGCCTTCAACCGGAGGAGATCGAACAGATTCTAGATCAGTTCGCCGATGACGACGTTGAATCGATCGTCGCCAGCCAGGTGTTCGGTGTCGACGATCCTACCGGTGAAGAGGAGGTCTGCGAAATCGCGAGCGACGCTGGGTTTGCGGCGATCGGAGCAAACGCCGTGTCGAAGCGCTATGGACTCAAGGTGCGAACACGAACGGCGGTCGTGAACGCGAGTATACTGCCTCGTATGATTGAAACGTCTCTCTCAACCGAAGAGAGTATCGGGGGACTCGGTATCGATGCCCCGCTCATGATCATGCGATCTGACGGCGGCGTGATGGAGATCTCCGAAATGCGAAGTCGTCCCATCCAGACCATCCTCTCCGGTCCCGCCGCCGGTGTCGCTGGGGCTCTCATGTACGAGAACGTCACCGACGGGATCTTCATCGAAGTCGGTGGTACGAGTAGCGATATCAGTATCATTGAAAAAGGAGAACCGAAGTGGAAGCCCGCTGAAATCGGGAACCACACCACGTTCCTCGAGACGCTCGATATCCGAACCGAAGGGATCGCCGGGGGTTCAATGATTCGTCTCGAAGACGGTGAGGTGGTAGATGTCGGTCCACGAAGCGCACATATCGCGGATCTCGAATATGCCGTCTTCGCCGACCCCGCTGATATCGTGGATCCTACCCTCGTCCGCGTCCGGCCGATGGACTCGGATCCCGAATACGTCGCGATCGAAACAGCGGACGGCTCTCGGTACGCACTGACCCCGAGCGGTGCGGCAAACCTCCTCGGGTTCGTTACGGACGACATGTATGCGGCGGGCAATCCGCAGGCTGCTCGTCGGGCGTTCGAGCCCCTCGCAAGGGAGCTCGATGTCGACGTAGAGACCGCAGCACGCCGTGTTCTGGATGCGAGCGTACAGAAACTCATCCCCGTTATTGAAGAGCTCGTCGAAGAGTACAAACTGAATCCGAACCTGCTGGAACTCGTCGGTGGTGGTGGCGGGAGTGCGGCCCTGCTACCGTACTTAGCGGACGTATCCGACTACGATACCCGGTTGGCGGACAACCACGAGATCATCAGTACGATCGGTGTCGGGCTTGCGATGGTTCGCGACGTCGTCGAACGGAACGTGATGGATCCAACGGAGGAGGATCTCAAGCGCATCCGGCGTGAGGCGATGGACTCGGTCGTCACGATGGGAGCCAATCAGAAGACCGTCGAGACGAAAGTCGAGTTCGACAAATCGAAGAACCTTCTCAGAGCAGAGGCCGAGGGTTCAACCGAACTCCAAACCCGAGATCTTTCACAGGAGACCGTTTCGGAAGAGGACCGCCTCATAGAGGCGGCCACGAGTCTGGACGTAGACGAAGGAGACGTCGAGAAGGAGTACGAGACGTCAGGACTGGACATCTACGAGACGAGCGAAACGACGGAACGGCTCTTCGGACTCCTCTCGAAAACGAGTACTCGAGTGAGCATCGTCAACAAAGCCGGCGTTACGAAATTAAAACTCGACGACGCCGCGATCTACGAGACGAACGGTGAATCGCTGCTCTATACGGTCGATCGCGTCCTCGACTCGGAATCCACCTACAGCAATTCAGCGACGAAATTACCGAACGTGTACATCTGTCACGGAAGTCAGATTCTCGACGTAAGCGGTGTTTCGGATCGCGAGCAAGTAACGTCGCTCGTCGAAATCGAACTGAGCGATGTTCCGGCGGACGAGAAACTCGTTATCGTCGCCGAAAAACCGTGA
- a CDS encoding GntT/GntP/DsdX family permease, with amino-acid sequence MELLAATGIIIVFAVFGVLMMTENLPTFVALGGMAIGIGLVGGMGVNQIVDVVIFEGSTELATAFTAVFFGAALGAIIEQTGIAENMVKSAAELGGDSPFIVGLLLYLAVAAIATSISGLGAFIMIATIVFPIMVSIGFTRKLAAGTVLLAYGNGVMFNPANWVFYTEVTGINLDDVIIWAVPTGVVALLLGVSYVTYYTRTSNFQETWAEEENADERSTINSRVPTYSLLSPVIPVVLVIAGVEVLTAFIIGILFAAITSKPGIEALKQPKTLFNQVTRAFHDGISNAAPAIALMVTIGWLLKAVFYEGVSATMEPLLSILIPENMLMYAVVFIVLAPLALYRGPLNLWGLGSGIIGVLAAIGINPALITTTAVSALRVQAPADPTNTHNAWASDELDVNVNALTKSVLPFAWVTAGAGVVFSVVIFGI; translated from the coding sequence ATGGAATTGCTCGCAGCGACAGGGATAATTATCGTATTCGCGGTATTCGGGGTATTGATGATGACTGAAAATCTCCCGACGTTCGTCGCTCTCGGTGGGATGGCGATTGGGATCGGCCTCGTCGGGGGGATGGGAGTGAACCAGATCGTGGACGTGGTAATTTTTGAGGGCTCTACGGAGCTGGCGACAGCGTTCACAGCCGTGTTCTTCGGCGCCGCTCTTGGAGCGATAATAGAACAAACCGGCATCGCGGAGAACATGGTCAAATCTGCAGCGGAGCTTGGAGGGGATAGTCCGTTCATCGTCGGACTGCTACTGTACCTCGCCGTTGCGGCCATTGCGACCAGCATCTCCGGGCTCGGTGCGTTCATTATGATCGCAACAATCGTGTTCCCGATTATGGTGAGTATCGGGTTCACGCGAAAACTTGCAGCAGGAACCGTGTTGCTCGCGTACGGAAATGGAGTGATGTTCAACCCGGCTAACTGGGTGTTTTACACGGAGGTGACGGGTATCAACCTCGACGACGTGATCATCTGGGCCGTCCCGACGGGGGTCGTCGCACTCCTGCTGGGAGTGAGTTACGTAACCTACTATACGCGGACGTCGAACTTTCAAGAAACGTGGGCAGAGGAGGAAAACGCCGATGAACGGTCGACGATCAACTCGAGGGTACCCACCTATTCGCTTCTGTCCCCAGTTATTCCGGTGGTACTGGTTATCGCTGGTGTCGAAGTGCTTACCGCCTTTATCATCGGAATTCTCTTCGCGGCCATCACGAGTAAGCCGGGAATAGAGGCATTGAAGCAACCGAAGACGCTGTTCAACCAGGTGACGCGAGCCTTTCACGATGGTATCTCAAATGCGGCCCCTGCTATCGCGCTGATGGTGACCATCGGTTGGCTACTGAAGGCGGTCTTCTACGAAGGCGTCTCAGCCACGATGGAACCGCTCCTCTCGATATTGATCCCCGAGAACATGTTGATGTACGCTGTGGTATTCATCGTTCTCGCCCCGTTAGCGCTCTACCGGGGCCCGCTCAATCTCTGGGGGCTAGGGAGCGGAATCATCGGTGTACTCGCAGCTATCGGGATCAATCCAGCCCTGATTACGACCACTGCAGTTAGCGCACTACGCGTTCAGGCGCCTGCTGATCCGACAAACACACACAACGCGTGGGCATCCGATGAATTAGATGTGAACGTCAACGCGCTCACAAAGAGCGTGCTGCCATTCGCCTGGGTTACCGCAGGCGCCGGGGTCGTGTTCTCCGTAGTCATATTCGGCATTTGA